A genome region from Setaria italica strain Yugu1 chromosome III, Setaria_italica_v2.0, whole genome shotgun sequence includes the following:
- the LOC105914000 gene encoding keratin-associated protein 5-1 has translation MPPTNCIPYCGSICDQMCKARYDAAVRQCDGYRPEVIYKDCFERCSSQCNGNSAYARGSCNLGSCSASSCGCPCARSCCESCTASANYPYGMYGMCMKGKDRVYGNCMNPCMTDCNNKCVNGSLPYTP, from the coding sequence ATGCCGCCTACTAATTGTATTCCTTACTGCGGCTCAATATGTGATCAGATGTGCAAGGCCAGATACGATGCTGCGGTCAGGCAATGCGATGGATATAGGCCCGAGGTCATCTATAAGGATTGCTTTGAGCGCTGCAGCAGTCAGTGCAACGGCAACTCCGCCTATGCACGTGGTTCCTGCAACCTGGGTTCCTGTTCTGCTAGTAGCTGTGGCTGCCCCTGTGCCCGCAGTTGCTGCGAATCCTGCACTGCCTCTGCTAACTATCCGTACGGCATGTACGGCATGTGCATGAAGGGTAAGGATAGGGTCTATGGGAACTGCATGAACCCCTGCATGACTGACTGCAACAACAAATGCGTCAACGGTTCACTTCCATATACGCCGTAA